One window of the Pirellulales bacterium genome contains the following:
- a CDS encoding formylglycine-generating enzyme family protein produces the protein MLADGRFALLLRPQISDTLPTEMIATAQSDLDRQMALVPDGDVQLEPNRLSAAVELDVAEEALEPVTIHVGATYLDRAPVTNRQYEAFTSAGGYEQLAIWDPAIWPAMLDFLDTTGCPGPRYWIDGRCPPGKENHPVVGICWYEATAYARWIGRRLPTDAEWVKAASWPVSISPNTYVQRKYPWGNTMERQRANLWGSGPADTVPVNEFASGVSVGGAYQLIGNVWEWTADNFLWIVAAGDNNAKQPLLKTIRGGAFDTYFDNQATSQFASGENPLARKRNIGFRCALGICDLAATIAEPVTDDQGKPAEEEFELV, from the coding sequence ATGCTCGCCGACGGCCGATTCGCATTATTGCTGCGACCGCAAATCTCCGACACCTTGCCGACTGAAATGATCGCGACGGCGCAGTCCGATTTGGACCGTCAGATGGCTCTCGTGCCCGACGGCGACGTGCAATTGGAGCCGAATCGACTTTCGGCTGCCGTTGAACTTGACGTGGCGGAAGAAGCGTTGGAGCCGGTGACAATCCACGTCGGAGCAACTTACCTCGATCGCGCGCCGGTAACGAACCGACAATACGAGGCCTTCACGTCGGCGGGCGGCTACGAACAGTTGGCGATTTGGGATCCAGCAATCTGGCCGGCCATGCTCGACTTTTTGGACACAACGGGTTGCCCAGGCCCGCGATATTGGATCGACGGTCGCTGCCCGCCGGGAAAGGAAAATCATCCTGTCGTGGGAATCTGCTGGTATGAGGCCACCGCGTATGCCCGCTGGATCGGCCGACGCTTGCCGACCGACGCCGAGTGGGTCAAGGCTGCGAGTTGGCCGGTCAGCATCTCGCCAAACACTTACGTCCAGCGGAAATACCCTTGGGGCAATACGATGGAGCGTCAGCGCGCGAATCTATGGGGATCGGGCCCGGCAGATACGGTGCCGGTCAATGAATTCGCCTCGGGCGTGAGCGTGGGCGGAGCATATCAACTGATCGGCAACGTCTGGGAGTGGACCGCGGACAACTTTCTCTGGATCGTCGCAGCCGGCGACAACAACGCCAAGCAACCGTTGCTCAAAACCATCCGCGGCGGGGCGTTCGACACCTATTTCGACAATCAGGCGACCAGCCAGTTCGCCAGCGGCGAGAACCCGCTCGCCCGAAAGCGCAACATCGGATTCCGCTGCGCGCTGGGGATATGCGACCTGGCCGCCACCATTGCCGAACCCGTCACCGATGACCAGGGCAAACCGGCCGAAGAGGAATTTGAACTAGTTTAA
- a CDS encoding fused MFS/spermidine synthase, with product MSIESRAAAAPVFPAPVARPSSIVTFEPAPPAWLLWDLALMILVSAFLLFQVQPLISKFILPWFGGSPAVWTTCMLFFQSLLFCGYAYAHLTSRLFSCRAQAILHLALLAGALAMLPIVPGASWKPKPGMEPTWRILALLAVSVGVPYFVLSATGPLGQAWFSRAYANRSPYRLYSLSNVGSLTALLTFPVFFEPAFTADAQAWLWSASFVVFGLLCAGVAIWIWRNRGDHHARNDAKSFAASDGATTLAADEPSIGRRALWLALPAFASLMFLATTNQVCQNVAVVPFLWVVPLSLYLLSFIICFDRERWYRRGPYAVVTAVSVFMAAGGYDAICDMLTDWLPGWFAYHDPRRIDPSLTFIGERVLYLATLFLICMVCHGELVRLRPKARHLTEYYLMIAAGGALGGISVALVAPHIFSGFVEWNLGLAAAFVLAGIYCLFRAPSTSQCERMTEVGVAAEAQVGPRAGASLRSSLGHPPETVSVTGKRIRIAAGSIVLLAGWACIVYWQWDAAKPANEPDYKNIFQRRNFYGVVKVYDMNATKPERHYMQFRSGGISHGRQWVSDDPKRRMQPTAYYAPETGAGRAIRYFQRKPDMRVGVIGLGAGTLATYANQPGQFIKFYEINPEVVTIANTYFSFIKECAGRHEIALGDARLSLEGEEPQHFDVLVLDAFSGDAPPAHLLTREAFAVYQSHLNPDGIIAVNIKNRYVNLAPVVKAAADYYHFDTTRIWTDEDKARLLYEVDFMLLTNNRRFLKSNPPILAPGVSAAITPVAWTDHYSNLWQLLMHK from the coding sequence GATCAGCAAGTTCATTCTGCCGTGGTTCGGTGGCAGCCCCGCGGTTTGGACGACTTGCATGTTGTTCTTCCAAAGCTTGCTTTTCTGTGGCTATGCGTACGCGCATCTCACGTCGCGGTTGTTTTCTTGCCGTGCTCAGGCGATTTTGCACTTAGCGCTCCTCGCCGGTGCGCTGGCCATGCTGCCGATCGTGCCCGGCGCGAGCTGGAAGCCGAAACCCGGCATGGAGCCGACCTGGCGAATCCTTGCGCTGTTGGCGGTGAGTGTGGGCGTGCCGTACTTCGTGCTCTCGGCCACCGGACCGCTCGGGCAGGCGTGGTTCAGCCGCGCTTATGCGAATCGGTCGCCGTATCGGCTTTATTCGCTCTCGAACGTCGGCTCGCTGACGGCACTGTTGACATTTCCAGTCTTCTTCGAACCGGCATTCACCGCCGACGCACAAGCCTGGCTTTGGTCGGCGTCGTTTGTCGTGTTTGGTTTGCTTTGTGCCGGAGTCGCGATTTGGATTTGGCGAAACCGCGGCGATCATCACGCGCGGAATGACGCCAAATCGTTCGCGGCAAGCGACGGCGCGACGACGCTGGCTGCGGACGAACCGAGCATCGGTCGTCGCGCGCTTTGGCTCGCGCTGCCGGCATTCGCGTCGCTGATGTTCTTGGCGACGACGAATCAGGTATGTCAGAATGTCGCCGTTGTCCCGTTCCTGTGGGTCGTTCCGCTATCGCTCTATCTACTGTCATTCATCATTTGCTTCGATCGCGAGCGGTGGTATCGCCGTGGTCCGTACGCGGTCGTAACTGCGGTGAGCGTGTTCATGGCGGCCGGCGGTTACGATGCGATTTGCGACATGCTGACGGATTGGTTGCCGGGGTGGTTCGCATATCACGATCCGCGCCGGATCGACCCTTCATTGACGTTTATCGGCGAACGGGTGCTTTATTTGGCGACGCTGTTTTTGATCTGCATGGTCTGCCACGGCGAGCTGGTTCGGCTGCGGCCGAAGGCCCGGCATCTCACCGAATACTATCTCATGATCGCCGCCGGAGGGGCGCTGGGGGGCATCTCGGTCGCTCTCGTGGCGCCGCACATTTTTTCAGGATTCGTCGAGTGGAATCTCGGGCTCGCGGCGGCGTTTGTTCTGGCGGGAATCTATTGTCTGTTCCGAGCCCCTAGCACATCGCAGTGTGAACGGATGACCGAAGTTGGAGTCGCGGCCGAAGCCCAGGTGGGCCCGCGAGCCGGGGCTTCCCTTCGGTCCAGCCTCGGCCACCCGCCGGAGACCGTGTCGGTGACCGGCAAGCGAATCCGAATCGCCGCTGGCTCGATCGTGCTTCTGGCCGGTTGGGCGTGCATTGTCTACTGGCAATGGGACGCCGCCAAGCCCGCCAATGAACCCGACTACAAGAACATCTTCCAACGGCGAAACTTTTACGGCGTCGTCAAAGTCTATGATATGAACGCCACGAAGCCCGAGCGGCATTACATGCAATTCCGCAGCGGCGGCATCAGCCACGGGCGGCAGTGGGTCAGCGACGACCCGAAACGGCGAATGCAACCGACCGCGTATTACGCTCCCGAGACGGGCGCTGGGCGGGCCATTCGCTACTTTCAGCGCAAGCCCGACATGCGCGTCGGCGTCATCGGGCTCGGCGCTGGAACGCTTGCGACGTATGCCAACCAACCGGGGCAATTCATCAAATTCTATGAAATCAATCCGGAAGTCGTGACGATCGCCAACACCTACTTTTCCTTCATCAAGGAATGTGCTGGACGGCATGAAATCGCCTTGGGTGATGCGCGGCTCTCCTTGGAAGGCGAAGAGCCACAGCATTTCGACGTGCTGGTGCTCGATGCCTTTTCCGGCGACGCCCCGCCGGCCCATTTGCTCACGCGCGAGGCATTTGCCGTTTATCAGAGTCACTTGAATCCGGACGGCATCATCGCCGTGAACATCAAGAATCGCTATGTGAATCTAGCGCCCGTGGTGAAGGCGGCCGCCGATTACTATCACTTCGACACGACGCGAATTTGGACTGATGAAGACAAGGCACGGCTGCTGTACGAAGTCGATTTCATGCTGCTGACGAACAACCGGCGATTTCTCAAGTCCAATCCGCCGATTCTGGCGCCGGGCGTTTCTGCCGCGATCACACCAGTCGCCTGGACCGACCATTACAGCAACTTGTGGCAGTTATTGATGCACAAGTGA